A single region of the Nicotiana sylvestris chromosome 6, ASM39365v2, whole genome shotgun sequence genome encodes:
- the LOC104218148 gene encoding cytochrome P450 94C1-like, whose protein sequence is MATPIIFLILAIFVLILSALLFLCKIKPCCECEICKGYLSTSWTLEFKNLCDWYSHLFKKSPTGTIHVHVLGNVITANPKNVEYMLKTKFENFPKGRQFATILGDLLGRGIFAVDGELWKLQRKMASLELGSVSIRSYAFDTVGGEIRNRLIPLLESNNNDTVLDLQDVFRRFSFDSICKFSFGMDPGCLKLSLPVSDFQVAFDLASKLSAERAMTASPLVWKIKRALNIGSEKKLKEAIKMVDILSEEMISHKRKNDFSSQNDLLSRFMRNINDDKLLRDIVISFLLAGRDTVASALTTFFWLLSQHPEVKDEIRAESTRVMGKTEKEKLASFEEIRKMHYLTAALHESIRLFPPVQFDSKFCQEDDTLPDGTFVAKGTRVTYHPYAMGRMESIWGQDCLEFRPERWLQDGVFKPQCPFKYPVFQGGLRVCLGKDLAIVEMKSVALALIRQFDFQVVAKEQTPRFMPGLTATVRGGLPVVVQERQQQ, encoded by the coding sequence ATGGCAACTCCTATCATTTTCTtgattttggcaatttttgtACTAATATTATCAGCCTTGTTATTTCTTTGTAAAATTAAGCCTTGTTGTGAGTGTGAGATTTGCAAAGGGTATTTGAGTACTAGCTGGACTTTAGAGTTCAAGAATCTTTGTGATTGGTACTCACATCTTTTTAAAAAATCACCAACTGGGACAATTCATGTTCACGTTCTTGGAAATGTGATCACAGCAAATCCCAAGAACGTTGAATACATGCTCAAAacaaaatttgaaaatttcccAAAAGGGAGACAATTTGCTACAATCTTGGGCGATCTTTTAGGCCGAGGAATTTTCGCCGTCGACGGCGAATTATGGAAGTTGCAGCGGAAAATGGCTAGTTTAGAACTCGGCAGCGTTTCGATACGTTCGTACGCTTTCGATACCGTCGGGGGCGAAATTAGAAACCGGCTTATTCCACTTTTGGAAAGTAACAACAACGATACCGTTTTGGATTTGCAAGATGTTTTTCGGCGATTCTCGTTTGATAGCATATGTAAATTCTCTTTTGGAATGGATCCGGGTTGCTTGAAATTATCATTGCCAGTTTCGGATTTTCAAGTGGCGTTTGATTTAGCTTCTAAGTTGTCAGCTGAAAGAGCAATGACAGCTTCTCCATTAGTTTGGAAAATCAAAAGGGCATTGAATATTGGATCAGAGAAAAAGCTGAAAGAAGCAATTAAAATGGTTGATATTCTTTCTGAGGAAATGATAAGtcataaaagaaaaaatgattttTCATCTCAAAATGACCTTTTATCAAGATTCATGAGGAATATTAATGATGATAAGCTCCTTAGGGATATTGTCATTAGTTTTCTTCTAGCAGGAAGAGACACTGTTGCTTCTGCGTTGACCACTTTTTTCTGGTTATTAAGTCAACATCCGGAAGTGAAAGATGAAATTCGAGCCGAGTCGACTCGAGTCATGGgcaaaacagaaaaagaaaaacttgCTAGTTTTGAGGAAATTCGAAAAATGCATTATTTGACAGCAGCGTTGCATGAGAGTATAAGGCTATTTCCACCAGTTCAATTTGATTCAAAGTTTTGTCAAGAAGATGATACTCTCCCCGATGGTACATTTGTAGCTAAAGGTACAAGGGTAACTTATCATCCTTATGCAATGGGAAGAATGGAGAGTATTTGGGGTCAAGATTGTCTTGAATTCAGGCCTGAAAGATGGTTGCAAGATGGGGTTTTTAAGCCACAATGTCCATTTAAGTATCCAGTTTTTCAAGGTGGGCTTAGGGTTTGTTTGGGCAAGGATTTGGCTATTGTGGAGATGAAAAGTGTTGCTTTGGCTTTGATTAGGCAATTTGACTTTCAAGTTGTGGCAAAAGAGCAAACTCCTCGGTTCATGCCCGGGTTGACAGCCACAGTGAGAGGTGGACTCCCCGTCGTGGTTCAAGAAAGACAACAACAATAG